A single genomic interval of Pangasianodon hypophthalmus isolate fPanHyp1 chromosome 8, fPanHyp1.pri, whole genome shotgun sequence harbors:
- the ndufa4l2a gene encoding NADH dehydrogenase [ubiquinone] 1 alpha subcomplex subunit 4-like 2: MLRTIRDHARKHPGLIPQIFFICLGIGGAALYLVRLAKGPHVTWNKSSNPEPWNRLSPTYQYKFLAVNTDYKNLKKEGPDF, encoded by the exons ATGCTCCGAACCATCCGTGATCATGCCAGGAAACATCCTGGA CTTATCccacagatttttttcataTGCCTGGGAATTGGAGGCGCTGCACTTTATCTGGTTCGTCTAGCCAAGGGACCCCATGTTAC ATGGAATAAATCCAGCAACCCCGAACCATGGAATCGGCTCAGCCCTACCTATCAgtataag TTTTTAGCTGTAAACACAGACTACAAGAACCTGAAAAAGGAAGGGCCTGACTTCTAA